One Acidimicrobiales bacterium genomic window, CTTGTCCGCTCCGGCGACCCGGTCCTCCAGCGACGTCGTCTGGAGCTCGGCGATCAGATCCGGGGTCAGGAGGCGGCTGACGCGGTCGACCAGCAGGCTCATCTCGTAGCCGATCAGGCCGATGTCGCAGTTCGGCTCGCACAGCACGGCGACCGCCGAGCCGTCGCTCACGCTGGTCACGAACAGGTAGCCGCCCTCCATCTCCACGATCACCTGGATCACCTCACCGGCGTCGAAGCAACGGGCGGCGCCGGCGGTGAGGCCGGTGAGGCCCGAGGTGATGGCCGCCATCTGGTCGGCGCTGTCGCGGGCGACCCGCTCGGACAGGCTGAGCACCAGCCCGTCGGAGCTGACCACCACGGCGCTCGTCGCCCCCGGGATGCGGTCGACGAAGTTGCTCACCAGCCAGCCGAGGCCCTCACCCTGCACATCGTCGGTCACGGGCTCTCCTCCGGGGTCACGACATGGGAACGGTCGGGGGCCAGCGATCCGGCCGTCGCGTCGGCGACCGCCCGTCCGGCCCGCTGGCTGGCCTGGAACCGCGACAGCATCTCCCGCGTCTGCTCCCGGTTCGCCGCCCTGGTGCGGAGCCGTTCGGGTGGCTCCGGGGGCTCGGGCGGAGGCGGCTGCGGCTCCGGAGCCGGTGGTGGCGTCGGCGACGGCCGAGGCCGTCGCGCGAGCCCGGGCGGCGGTGTGACCCGGTGGCCGGCGCCGAGGGTGGCAGCGCCGGCCGGACCGGAACCGGGGCGGGCCCCGACCGCAGGCCCGCCGCGCACCAGGTGGAGGGAGCGGGGTGCGGTCGGCTCGGGTTGGGTGACGAGCGACGCGGGAAGCGTGACGAGGGCGGTGACGCCGCCGCCGGGCGTCGGGGCCAGCTCGACCTCCACGTCGTAGCGCCGGGCCAGCCGGCTGACCACGTGCAGGCCCATGGTGCGGCCCCTCAGGTCGAGCACCAGCGGCTCCGCCAGCACGCGGTTGGCGGCCTGCCGGTGGGCGTCGGCCATGCCGATTCCGGTGTCCTCCACGGCCACGACCACCCCCGGCCGCCCCACGGTCGCGTGGCTGCGCACCATCACCTTGCGGTGGGTCGGGGAGTAGGTGGTGGCGTTCTCGATGAGCTCCGCCAGCAGGTGGGCAACGTCGGCCACGGCCCGTCCCGCCACCTCGACGTGGTCGCCCACCCGCACGTCGACCCGCCGGTAGTCCTCCACCTCGGCGGCCGCGGCCCGCACGACCTCGGCCAGCTGCACCGGCCGCCCCCAGCGCCGCGCCGGATCGTCACCCGACAGCACCAGCAGCGACTCGGCGTTGCGGCGGATGCGGGTGGCAAGGTGGTCGAGCTCGAACAGCTCGGCCAGGGCGTCCGGAGCCTGCTCCTTCTGCTCCAGCTCGCCGATGAGGCCGAGCTGCCGGTCGAGCAGCGACTGGTTGCGCCGGGCCAGGTTCACGAACAGGTCCGACACCGCCCGCTGGCGTTCGTCGGCCTCGGCCGCGACGGTCGTGAGCTGCGCGGTCAGGCGGCCGTTGCGACGCCGCTCGAGTCGCAGCTCCCGCCACAGGACCAGGGCCCCGAGGCAGGCTGCGCCGACGGCCAGGAAGTGCCGCGCCTGCCAGTCGCCGAGGCCCTGCCAGAGGTCGTAGGCCAGCAGTGCCAGCACGGCGACCAGCAGTGGCCCGCTTCCCGCTCCGATGTGAGGTTGTGCCCGCTCCGCCGGACCGCGCACGAGACGACGATCCTTCATGAGCGGATATTGGTAGTCGACCCGCCGGGCCACTGTCCTCAAGTAGACGACAAAAATTTCGGGCGGTGACGCGGAGTGGCGTCAAGGCTGCATGAGGTCGGATGTCGCCATGTTGATCGCCGGGTTCTCGCCGCTGAAGAGGCCCCACTGCGACTCCCAACCCGGCACCTGCCAGAGGTGCGACATCCACAGCGAGTTGCCGCGCAGCTTGAAGGCGCCGACCGTCTCGCAGAGGTCGTCGGGCGTGTGGTCCGGCCCCACCACGAGCACCCCGAGGACGCAGAGCGACGGGTGCTCGTGCCACTCGTCGTTCGCGCCGACGAAGCCGTCGTTCGGACCGGGCTGCGCGCCGAACATGGCGTAGCTCACGCCGACCAGCTCCGACGACGGGCTGTTGCCGTTGTAGAGCAGCATCTCGGGCGCGGCCGGATCGAACGTCCGGTCCTGCAGGTCGAAGTTCATGTAGTGGGCGGCGATGCCCGGTATGTAGGGCGTGACCTGGGTGTACCCGGCGGCCATGGCGTCGGCGGCCGTCGGGTACCGCGGGATCGCGGTGCCGGCGGCGGTGAGCTGGAGCTGCAGGGCCCGCTGGTCGTCGGGGTCGGTGAGCGGCACCCAGGGCTTGGGGCCGTGGCTGTGCCCGTTCTCGGCCTCCAGGGCGTTGTCGACCGACCAGGCGGCGAAGGTGTCGATGCGCTGGTTGCGCTCGGCTTCCGGCAGCTCGGGCAGGGTCGACGAGCGCCGGCGGATCTCGCCCTTCAGGTGGGTCAGAGCCTTGGCGCGGAACTCGGCGATCTTCTCGGGCGTCAGGTGGCCCGTCAGCGCCGCCAGGCGGGTGGCGGCCCAGTCGTCGCCGGGGTCTTCGTGGCCGTGGGTGGTCGTGGTCGTCGAGCCGTGCTGGTGGCCGGTCGTGGTGGTGGTGGTCTCGTGGCCGTGACCGCCGTGGGTGGTGGTCGTCGTCGCGTGGCCGTGGTCACCGTGGGTGGTCGTCGTGGTGCCGTGACCGTGGCCGTCGTCGTCGTCGTGATCGCTGTCGTGGGAGCTGTTGCTGCCGGTGCTGTGGGCGTGGTCGTCGTCCGAGCTGCTGCTGGCGCTGTCGTGCCCGTGGTCGTCGTCGGAACCGCTGCCGCTGTCGCTTTCGCTGTCGTGGCCATGGTCGTCGGAGCTGCCGGAGCCGTCGTCGTGGCCGTGCTCGCCGCCGGCCAGCTCGCCCTCGCCGGTGCCGTGGTCGTGGTCGCCGCCGGCCATGTCGTGGGCGCCGTCGCCGTGGTCGTGCGCACCCTCGCCGTGGGTGTGGCTGCCGGCGAACGACGGGGCGATCGACAGCGACACCAGCACCATCGTCGCCAGCGCGGCGACGGCCGCGAAGCCGAACGTCGGCCGGGCCTTCACGGGCCGGTCGGCCAGCAGGTGCAGCAGGATCGCCAGCGCCCCCAGCACGGCGACGCCCTCCAGGACGGTGGTCAGGGTGTCGGGGAAGCCGACGGGCTCGGCCTCGTCCTCGCCCGGTACCCCGACGGTGCGCGACACGATCCACACGCCGATCACGAACGCGTTGAGCGCGACCGTCGCCGTGAGCCACAGCCGCTCCCGCGGCGCCCGGAACGCCAAGGCCCCCGCCAGCAGCAGCTGCGCCCAGCCGATCACGGCGAAGAACGTGCCGTGGCTGGTGGTGTGGTCGAAGTGTGCGGGCGCGTACGCGAAGTGGACGACGGCGGCCGCGGCCGTCGCGGCGGCGGTGACACCGCGCACGACGTCCACGACACCGAGCCCGGGCGCGCGCCCGGCCGCGAGCCCCTGTTCAGACATCGCTGAACCTCCCCCCGAAGTTACTTCGCAGTAAACAAGGGTCGGGCGGGCGAGGCAAGCGCCGTCTCGCGATTGCAACGAGGTTCGTCAGCGGCCCGTCAGCAGTTGTCGGGTGCGGGGAGGCCCAGGAACCGGGCGCCGAGGAAGCCCACCGCGCCCGGTGCGCCCGACACCGCCAGGATGACGTGCTCGCTGGCGTAGCTGGTGCCGAACTGCACCGTGGCGCCCTGGCTGCACCAGTCGTCCCTCAGCTCGAGCGCCGAGCCGTAGGGGATCAGCTCGTCGAACACCGAGTGGTAGAGGTACACGGGTGCAGTGGGTGCGGCGCCGCCCATCCTGTTCTCGGCGAGGATGGCGGCGACCGTCGGATGGTCGAGCGGGTCGGGCACGTTGGTGAACTCCTCCAGGCGCCGGAACGGGAAGAAGGCCGCCATGGCGGCGTAGCAGAGGTCGCTGATCTGGTCGATCATCTGCTGCCCGGCCTCGTTCATCAGCGGCAGCATCTCCGGGTACTCCCGGCTCATGCCCACCGCGGCACCGAGGAAGAGGCCCGAGAACGGCCCGCCGTCGATGACCTCACCGGCGGCCCTCAGGTCGCTCGGGGTGCCGCCGGCGGCGACGCCCTTGATCTTCAGCTCGGGTGCGTAGGTGGGCGCCAGCTCGGCGGCCCAGCCGGTGGCGAGCGCCCCGCCCGAGTAGCCCATCATGCCCACGGGCGTGCTCGTGCCGCTCAGGCCGGTGCCGGCGAGGCGCTCGGCGGCCCGGATGCCGTCGAGGGTGGCCTGGCCCTCCATGCGGCCGGGCCCGTAGGCGTGGCGCGGGCCCTGGTAGTCGGTGACGACGACGGCCCAGCCCTTGAGCAGGCCCAGCGCCATCAGCGGCAGCTCCTTCTCCAGCCCGACCTGCAGGAGGTACGACGGCTCGCACTCGTCGCCGAGGCTGTCGGTGGCGGGCTGGTACGACAGCAGCGGCCGCTTCCCGAGGTACAGGGTCTGCGGTTCCATCAGCGTGGACACGGTGGCCATCGGGCGGCCCTTGGCGTCGGTCGAGCGGATCAGCATCTGCGTCGAGCGCACGGGCACGGGGACGCCCAGGCCGGTCACGGTCACCCGGCGGGTGCGCAGGATCGTGCCGGGCGTCGTCGTCTCGTAGCCGGCGGGCGGCGTGTAGAACGCATCGACGGCGGGTGGCTGCGGTGCGGCGGACGCCGGCTCGGTCGACCCGAACGTCGAGGCGACGAAGGCGACCAGGAGCAGGAGTGCGATCCTTCGTGTCGTGTGCATGTGCATGGCTCCCCCCGGGGCTCATGTAAGTGGTACAAATGCACCAGATAAGTGGGGCAAACGTACAGGTTCCCGTGAGGTGGGTCAACGAGATGGTCACCGAACCCCGGCAGGAGCGCAGCAGGGCCCGACGTGAGGCGCTGCTGCGCGCCGCCATCGAGCTGCTGTCCGAGGGCGGTGCCCGGGCGCTGACCCACCGGGCCGTGGCGGCGCGGGCGGGCCTGCCGCCGGCGTCGACCACCTACTACTTCGACACCATCCAGCAGCTCACCGACGCCGCCCTGGAGCTGCACGTGTCCGACCGGGTGGCGGAGCTCGACGCCCTGGTCTCCGGGGCGCTGGCGGGGGGCGACACGCCGGAGGAGGTGGGTGGGCTGGTGGCCACGGCGCTGGCCGACCGGGCGGCCGAGGTGATCGTCGCCCAGTTCGAGATCTACCTGGAGGCCGCCCGCAACCCGGCGCTCCGGCCCACCGTCGCCGAGGCGCTCGACGCCTTCGAGCAGTTCGCGGCCCGGGCGCTGAAGTCGCTGGGGGCGCGGGACCCGGAGGGGGTGGCGCCGGCGATCGTCGCCGTGATCGACGGCTTCGCGCTGCACCGGCTGGCCCGTCCCCGGCCCCGGGACGAGGAGGTGGCGTCGGTGCGCGCCGCCATCCGGGCCCTGTTCGTGGCGGCGATCATGTCCGACGCCGAGCTCGACCGGTGGTCCCGGCGTCTGCGGCAGCCGCCCCGCCGCTAGCGTCCGGCGCGATGCGGAGCACGAGGGTCGTGGTGGCAGCGGTGCTGCTGATGGTGGGCTGCAGCGGCGGGGGAGACGACGAGTCGACGCCCACCCCGTCGCCCGAGGCGTCGACGTCCGGTGACGCGGCCGACGCCGCCACCCTGTGCGACGACGTCACGGCCGACGAGGAGGCCGTGACCGTGGCGAGCGCCGCGCTGACCGAGGTGTCGGGCCTGGCCGCCAGCCGGCGCAACGACGGCGTGCTGTGGGCCCACAACGACTCCGGTGGCGAGCCCGCGGCGTATGCCATCGGGCCCGACGGCGCCGACCTGGGTGCTCTGCGGCTCGAGGGCGTCGAGGCCGTCGACTGGGAGGACATGGCGCTCGGCTCGGACGTCCTCTACCTGGGCGACATCGGCGACAACGACAGCGTGCGGGAGAGCGTCGCGGTGTACCGGGTCGCGGAGCCGGAGGTCCCGCCGGCCGGGATCGGTGACATCGCCACCGCGGAGGTCGAGCGGCTCACGCTCACCTACGCCGACGGTCCCCACGACGCCGAGACCCTGCTCGCCGACCCCCTGACCGGCGACCTGTTCGTCGTCACGAAGCAGTGGGACGGCGCCGCCGGGGGCGTCTACCGCATCCCCGCCGACGCCCCGCCCGGCGACACGCCGGTGGTGATGGAGCGGGTCGGCGACGTGCCCGCCATGGAGGGCCAGATGGTGACGGCCGGCGACGTCGCCGCCGACGGCTCAGTGGTCGCCCTCCGCACCTACGCCGGGATCCTGCTCTGGGACCGGGAGGAGGGCCAGACGGTGACGGACGCCCTCCAGGGGGAGCCCTGCGAGGCCCCGACGCCCTTCGAGGTCCAGGGGGAGGCCATCGCCCTCACCCCCGACGGCCGCGGCTACGCCACGGTCCCCGAGGGCGAGTCCCCCCGCCTGAGCCGCTTCCACCTCTGACCCCCCATCCATCCGATCCGAAACTTCGACAGGAATGGTCGCTATGGCGCCATCTGTGTCGAGGTTTCGGTCAGGCCAGCGCCTCTTCCTTGTCGGCGAACTGGGTGCGGTAGAGCTTGGCGTAGCGGCCGTCGGCGGCGAGCAGGTCCTCGTGGGTGCCGCGCTCGACGATCTGGCCGGCCTCGACCACCAGGATCGTGTCGGCGGCCCGGATGGTCGACAGGCGGTGGGCGATCACCAGCGCAGTCCGCCCCGACAGCGCCTCGGCCAGGGCGGCCTGCACCGCCGCCTCCGACGCCGAGTCGAGGTGCGCGGTCGCCTCGTCGAGCACCACCACCCGCGGCCGGGCCAGCAGCACCCGGGCGATCGTCAGCCGCTGCCGCTCGCCGCCGGAGAACCGGTAGCCCCGCTCGCCGACCACGGTGTCGAGCCCGTCCGGCAGCCCGACCACCAGGTCGGCCAGCTGCGCCCGGGTCAGGACGTCCCACAGCTCGTCGTCGGTCGCCTCCGGGCGGGCCAGGCGCAGGTTGGCGGCCACCGTCTCGTGGAACAGGTGCCCGTCCTGGGTGACCATGCCGAGCGTGTCGCGGATCGACTCGAACGTCAGGTCGCGCACGTCGACCCCGGCGAGCCGCACCGTGCCCGCATCGACGTCGTACAGGCGGGCCGCCAGCGACGCCAGCGTCGACTTGCCGGCTCCCGACGACCCCACCAGCGCCACCAGCTGCCCCGGCTCGGCCCGGAACGACACGCCGTGGAGGATCTCTTCGCCGCCACGGGTGTCGAGCGTCGCCACCTCCTCCAGCGAGGCGAGCGACACCTTGTCGGCCGCCGGGTAGGCGAAGTGGACGTCGTCGAACTCGACCGACACGGGCCCGTCGGGCACGTCGAGGGCGCCCGGCTTCTCGGCGATGAGCGGCTGCAGGTCGAGCACCTCGAACACCCGCTCGAAGCTCACCAGCGCCGTCATGACCTCCACCCGGGCGCTGGCCAGGCCGACCAGCGGTGAGTACAGCCGGGTGAGCAGCAGCGCCAGGGTGACGACGGCACCGGTCTCCATCTCGCCGCGCAGGGCCAGCCAGCCGCCGAGTCCGTAGACCAGCGCCAGGGCCAGCGCCGAGACGAGCGTGAGGGCGGTGATGAACACCCACTCGGCCATGGCGGAGCGGACGCCGATGTCGCGCACCCGCTCGGCCCGCGAGGTGAACTCGGCGGCCTCCCGCTGCGGGCGTCCGAACAGCTTCACCAGGGTCGCCCCCGGGGCCGAGAAGCGCTCGGTCATCTGGGTGGTCATCGCGGAGTTGTGGTCGGCGGCCTCGCGGGTCATGGCGGCGAGGCGCTTGCCCATGCGGCGGGCGGGCAGCACGAACACCGGCAGCAGCACCAGCGCCAGCAGCGTCACCTGCCACGAGATGCCCGCCATCACGGCGAACGTGAGCATCAGAGCCACGGCGTTGCTGACCACACCGGACAGCGTGTCGCTGAAGGCCCGCTGAGCGCCGATGACGTCGTTGTCGAGCCGGCTGACCAGGGCGCCCGTGCGGGTGCGGGTGAAGAACGCGACCGGCATCTTCTGCACGTGCGTGAACACCGAGCGGCGCAGGTCGAGGATGATCCCCTCGCCGATGCGGGACGACAGCCAGCGGTTCAGCAGGCTGAAGCCGGCCTCGGCCACGGCGATGACGGCGATCACGACGGCCAGCCGCACCAGCTCGCCGCTGTCGCCCTGCCGCTCGATGACGTCGATCACCTCGCCGGCCAGCAGGGGAGTGGCGACCGCGAGCACCGCCCCGACCACGCTCACCCCGACGAAGACGAGCAGCTCACGGTGGTGCGGCTTGGCGAAGGCGACGATGCGCCGGAGGGTGTTGCGCGAGAACCGGCGGCCCTCCTGCTGGTGCATGGCGTGGTAGAGCGTGTTCCACGCGGCGTATTCCATGCTGCTCATGCGAGATCGCCCTCTTGTTCCTACTGGGAATACTGGCTGGGGTCAGCCTACGGATCGCGGGCGGCGCTGCCGTCAGCCTTTCGTCCCGTTGTGCCTAGGCCCTGCGACTGAGACTCCCCGTCGCTCCCGAACTCATCGGTCGGCCGGTGCGGACTCTTGACATGTGACCTTTTGGTCACATATTGTCTCCGGTGATGACCAGTGAGAACGGCAGCGATGCCGACGCCGACGAGCTGCACGGGGTGTTCCGTGCCCTGGCCGACCCGACGCGCCGCTACCTGCTCGACCTGCTCTTCGCCCGCGACGGTCGCACGCTCACCGAGCTGGAGAGCGAGCTGCCCGAGATGTCGCGCTTCGGGGTGATGAAGCACCTCAAGGTGCTGGAGAAGGCGGGGCTGGTCGTCACGCAACGGTCGGGTCGGGAGAAGTTGCACTTCCTGAACCCGGTCCCGATCCGGCTGATCCACGACCGGTGGATCGACAAGTACACGGAGCGTCGGGTCACGGCGCTCTCCGACCTGAAGAAGCAACTGGAGGACCCCCAATGACCACCACCGCCACCACCACCCAGGTGTACCGGGTCTACGTCAAGGCACAGGCCGACAAGATCTGGCAGGCGCTCACCGACCCCGAGTGGACCAACCGCTACGGCTACACGGGCTACGCCCACTACGACCTGAAGCCGGGAGGGAAGTACGAGGTCGAGGCCAACGCCGAGTTCAAGGCTGCCGCCGAGGCCCAGGGCTTCCCCTGCCCGGACATCGTCGTCGACGGCGAGGTGCTCGAGGCCGACCCGCCCCACAAGCTGGTCACCACCTGGCGCCTCCTGATGGACCCCGGCATCCAGGCCGAGGGCTTCAGCCGCATCACCTACGAGATCAAGCCGCTCCCGGACGGTTCGGCGTGCTCGCTCACCGTCACCCACGACGACCTCGAAGGGATGCCGCTGACGGCCGCCATGGTGGCGGGCGCCGGCGAGGAGTCGGGCGCCGGCGGCGGCCACGCCTGGATCCTCAGCGACCTCAAGTCGCTCCTGGAGACCGGCTCGCCGCTGGCCGGCACCGGGACGGCCGCCAACTGACGGCGGCGGTCGGTTCGTCCAGTCCCCCGGGGCCTGCCGTGGTGTCGTTCAGCCGCCGCGGCAGGCCCGGACGAGCCTCCGGCCCCCGGGGTTCTGTGCACCGGAGCGCACGGAAGCCGTGCGGTGGGGTGCACAGAACCGGCCCGCGATGAGTTTTGGGCGGGCGTCGCGTCGTATGCGGCATGAACGTGACGAAGCTCGTGCGGCGGGGGGTCGTCCTCGCCCTGGTGTGTGGGGCCCAGTTCATGGTGGTGCTCGACATCGCCATCGTGAACGTGGCGCTGCCGTCGATCCAGGAGGACCTCGACGTCGTGCCGTCCGACCTCCAGTGGGTGGTGATCACCTACGGCCTGACGCTCGGCGGCCTCCTGCTGCTGGGCGGGCGGGCCTCCGACCTGCTCGGGCGGCGCAACGTCCTCGTCGCCGGCCTGGGCCTCTTCACCGCCGCCTCCCTCGCCGCCGGCCTGGCCGACAGCCTCGGCCTCCTGGTGACGGCGAGGGCCGTGCAGGGCGTGGGCGGGGCGCTCACCGCTCCGGCCGCCCTGTCGATCCTCGCCTCGACGTTCGCCGAGGGGGCCGAGCGGAACAAGGCGCTCGGCATCTTCGGTGCGGTCGGCGGCAGCGCCGCGTCGGTGGGGGTGATCCTCAGCGGCGCCCTCACCAGCGGTCCCGGCTGGCCGTGGATCTTCCTGGTGAACGTGCCGATCGGCATCGTGCTGGTGGGCCTGGTGCTGCGCTTCGTGCCCGACAGCCCGCCCGCCGAGGACCGCCGCGGCTTCGACCTGCCCGGCGCCGTCGCCGTCACCGGGGGGTTGATGGCGATCGTCTACGCCATCAACAAGAGCGTCGACAACGGCTGGACGTCGGGCTCCACCCTCGGCTTCCTCGGCGGGGGCGCCGCCCTGCTGGCGCTGTTCCTGCTGATCGAGAGCCGCACCGCCTCGCCACTGCTGCCGCTGTCGATGTTCCGCCGCCGCACGCTCAACGCCGCCAACCTCGTCGCCGTCCTGGCCTTCGGGTCGTTCTTCGCCACCATCTTCCAGGCGTCGCTGTTCATGCAGCAGGTGCTGCGCTACTCGGCCATGCGCACCGGCGTCGCCTACCTGGCGATCGCGGCGACGGCGTTCGTGGTGGCCGGGGCGGTCGCCGCCCGGGTGGTCGACAGGCGGGGCGCTTCGACGGCCCTCGTCGTCGGCCAGCTCAGCAGCGCCGCCGGCCTGCTGCTCCTCAGCCGGGTCCCGGCCGACGCCGACTACTGGGCCGACGTGTTCCCCGGGTTCTTCCTCATCGGCATCGGCATCGGCTTCTCGGGGATGGCGGCCCAGGTGGCGGCGTTCATCGGGGTGGAGGAGCGGGTGGCCGGCCTCGCCGGTGGCATGGTCGAGACGGCCCGGGAGGTGGGCGGCGCCCTCGGCATCGCCGTCGTCGGCACGGTGGCGCTGGCCCGCTCGGAGGACGTCCTCGCCACCCTCGGCGCCCGGGCCTCCGACCCCGCCGGCCAGGCGCTCGCCCTCACCGAGGGCTTCCAGCGGGGCACGCTGCTGATGGCGGCGCTCAGCGTCGCCGGCGCCGTCGTCGCCGCCCTGGCCCTGCGTCCCGCCGAGCGTCGGGCCGCCGCCGAGGCCACCGCTGCGTCCGCCGATGGCACCACCGTCGCGGAGCCGACCCCGGTGACGGTGTGACCGCCTCGCCGTGCCCGCCGAGGAATATCCCGTCGACGGCGGCGGGTTGACCCGAAGGATGTCCCCCGTGACCGATCTCGTGACCCCGTCGACCCCCGAGGCGGAGGACACCGGCGATCTCGACCGGCTGCTGGAGCGGCACCGGCGCGAGCTGACCGGCTACTGCTACCGGATGCTGGGCGGCGCCGGCGATGCCGAGGACGCCGTCCAGGAGACCATGCTGCGGGCCTGGCGGGGTTTCGGCAGCTTCGAGGGCCGCTCCGCCGTGCGGTCGTGGCTCTACCGGATCGCCACCAACGTGTGCCTGGAGATGCTGCGGAGCCGCCAGCGCCGGGCGCTGCCCATGGACCTGGCGGCACCGATGCAGTCCGGGTTCCAGCTCGGGCCGCGCCTGCCGGAGTCGACCTTCGTGCAGCCGATGCCCGACGGCCAGGTGCTCTCCGGCGACGACGACCCGGCCGCGCGGGCGGTGGGCCGGGAGTCGGTGCGGCTGGCGTTCGTCGCCGCGCTCCAGCACCTGTCGCCCCGGCAGCGGGCCGTGCTGATCCTGCGCGACGTGCTGCGCTGGAAGGCCAGCGAGGTGGCGCAGCTGCTCGACGCCACCGTCGTGTCGGTGAACAGCGCCCTCCAGCGGGGCCGGGCGTCGCTCGCCGCGATCGACCGCGACTCGCCACCGGCGCCGCACCTGGCCGACACCGACGACCCCCAGACGAAGGCGTTCCTGGAGCGCTACGTCGACGCCTTCGAGCGCTTCGACATCGACCTGCTCGTCCGGATCCTCCACGAGGACGTGACGCTGGCGATGCCGCCGTTCGACCTCTGGATCCAGGGTCGCCCGGCGGTGCTGGACTGGGCGGTGACGGCCCCGGGCCTGTGCCGGAACGGCCGCTTCGTGCCCGTGGGGACGGCCAACGGCGCGCCCGCCTTCGGTCTGTACCACTCACGCGACGACGGCCGGTTCGACCTGTTCGGCATCCACGTCGTGGAGATCGTTGACGGTCGGGCGCGGTCGATCCAGGCGCACCTCGACCCGTCGCTCGGCCGGTTGTTCGACCTGCCCCCCGTCCTCGGCCTCGCCGAGATCGACACCCGGGTGGCCGCCAGCCGCTCCTAGAGGTACTGGCCGATGGCGACGTCGGGCTCGGGCCGGGAGTGCCCATGTGTCGAGCGCCCGGTGGGCTCGACCGGCGGGTCTCGTTCGCCGCGACCCTCTGACCTGCACGAGTCTCGGCCGTGCGTTTCCGCGTTGTTACCGCCGCGTAGGGCAAGAGCAACGCGGCGTAACATCTCGGGCACTGGGGAAGCTGGGAAGGCTGGAGGCACGGTCGATGAGTGACGCGCGCGCCACAGGGACGTGGCTGGTCGCCGACGAGACGAAGGAGCCGCCGACGGAGTCGGCGGTCGAGCCGAAGCAGAAGAAGGCGCCGATCCCGGGGTTCTACGCCGGGACGGCGAAGGAGGTCATCCCGCCGCCGCGCAGCCGCCGCAGGCCAGTGCTGCTCCTGGCGATCGGG contains:
- a CDS encoding roadblock/LC7 domain-containing protein, with translation MTDDVQGEGLGWLVSNFVDRIPGATSAVVVSSDGLVLSLSERVARDSADQMAAITSGLTGLTAGAARCFDAGEVIQVIVEMEGGYLFVTSVSDGSAVAVLCEPNCDIGLIGYEMSLLVDRVSRLLTPDLIAELQTTSLEDRVAGADK
- a CDS encoding ATP-binding protein yields the protein MKDRRLVRGPAERAQPHIGAGSGPLLVAVLALLAYDLWQGLGDWQARHFLAVGAACLGALVLWRELRLERRRNGRLTAQLTTVAAEADERQRAVSDLFVNLARRNQSLLDRQLGLIGELEQKEQAPDALAELFELDHLATRIRRNAESLLVLSGDDPARRWGRPVQLAEVVRAAAAEVEDYRRVDVRVGDHVEVAGRAVADVAHLLAELIENATTYSPTHRKVMVRSHATVGRPGVVVAVEDTGIGMADAHRQAANRVLAEPLVLDLRGRTMGLHVVSRLARRYDVEVELAPTPGGGVTALVTLPASLVTQPEPTAPRSLHLVRGGPAVGARPGSGPAGAATLGAGHRVTPPPGLARRPRPSPTPPPAPEPQPPPPEPPEPPERLRTRAANREQTREMLSRFQASQRAGRAVADATAGSLAPDRSHVVTPEESP
- a CDS encoding lipase family protein; this translates as MHTTRRIALLLLVAFVASTFGSTEPASAAPQPPAVDAFYTPPAGYETTTPGTILRTRRVTVTGLGVPVPVRSTQMLIRSTDAKGRPMATVSTLMEPQTLYLGKRPLLSYQPATDSLGDECEPSYLLQVGLEKELPLMALGLLKGWAVVVTDYQGPRHAYGPGRMEGQATLDGIRAAERLAGTGLSGTSTPVGMMGYSGGALATGWAAELAPTYAPELKIKGVAAGGTPSDLRAAGEVIDGGPFSGLFLGAAVGMSREYPEMLPLMNEAGQQMIDQISDLCYAAMAAFFPFRRLEEFTNVPDPLDHPTVAAILAENRMGGAAPTAPVYLYHSVFDELIPYGSALELRDDWCSQGATVQFGTSYASEHVILAVSGAPGAVGFLGARFLGLPAPDNC
- a CDS encoding TetR family transcriptional regulator C-terminal domain-containing protein encodes the protein MRWVNEMVTEPRQERSRARREALLRAAIELLSEGGARALTHRAVAARAGLPPASTTYYFDTIQQLTDAALELHVSDRVAELDALVSGALAGGDTPEEVGGLVATALADRAAEVIVAQFEIYLEAARNPALRPTVAEALDAFEQFAARALKSLGARDPEGVAPAIVAVIDGFALHRLARPRPRDEEVASVRAAIRALFVAAIMSDAELDRWSRRLRQPPRR
- a CDS encoding ABC transporter ATP-binding protein, with the protein product MSSMEYAAWNTLYHAMHQQEGRRFSRNTLRRIVAFAKPHHRELLVFVGVSVVGAVLAVATPLLAGEVIDVIERQGDSGELVRLAVVIAVIAVAEAGFSLLNRWLSSRIGEGIILDLRRSVFTHVQKMPVAFFTRTRTGALVSRLDNDVIGAQRAFSDTLSGVVSNAVALMLTFAVMAGISWQVTLLALVLLPVFVLPARRMGKRLAAMTREAADHNSAMTTQMTERFSAPGATLVKLFGRPQREAAEFTSRAERVRDIGVRSAMAEWVFITALTLVSALALALVYGLGGWLALRGEMETGAVVTLALLLTRLYSPLVGLASARVEVMTALVSFERVFEVLDLQPLIAEKPGALDVPDGPVSVEFDDVHFAYPAADKVSLASLEEVATLDTRGGEEILHGVSFRAEPGQLVALVGSSGAGKSTLASLAARLYDVDAGTVRLAGVDVRDLTFESIRDTLGMVTQDGHLFHETVAANLRLARPEATDDELWDVLTRAQLADLVVGLPDGLDTVVGERGYRFSGGERQRLTIARVLLARPRVVVLDEATAHLDSASEAAVQAALAEALSGRTALVIAHRLSTIRAADTILVVEAGQIVERGTHEDLLAADGRYAKLYRTQFADKEEALA
- a CDS encoding metalloregulator ArsR/SmtB family transcription factor, whose amino-acid sequence is MTSENGSDADADELHGVFRALADPTRRYLLDLLFARDGRTLTELESELPEMSRFGVMKHLKVLEKAGLVVTQRSGREKLHFLNPVPIRLIHDRWIDKYTERRVTALSDLKKQLEDPQ
- a CDS encoding SRPBCC domain-containing protein: MTTTATTTQVYRVYVKAQADKIWQALTDPEWTNRYGYTGYAHYDLKPGGKYEVEANAEFKAAAEAQGFPCPDIVVDGEVLEADPPHKLVTTWRLLMDPGIQAEGFSRITYEIKPLPDGSACSLTVTHDDLEGMPLTAAMVAGAGEESGAGGGHAWILSDLKSLLETGSPLAGTGTAAN
- a CDS encoding MFS transporter; the encoded protein is MNVTKLVRRGVVLALVCGAQFMVVLDIAIVNVALPSIQEDLDVVPSDLQWVVITYGLTLGGLLLLGGRASDLLGRRNVLVAGLGLFTAASLAAGLADSLGLLVTARAVQGVGGALTAPAALSILASTFAEGAERNKALGIFGAVGGSAASVGVILSGALTSGPGWPWIFLVNVPIGIVLVGLVLRFVPDSPPAEDRRGFDLPGAVAVTGGLMAIVYAINKSVDNGWTSGSTLGFLGGGAALLALFLLIESRTASPLLPLSMFRRRTLNAANLVAVLAFGSFFATIFQASLFMQQVLRYSAMRTGVAYLAIAATAFVVAGAVAARVVDRRGASTALVVGQLSSAAGLLLLSRVPADADYWADVFPGFFLIGIGIGFSGMAAQVAAFIGVEERVAGLAGGMVETAREVGGALGIAVVGTVALARSEDVLATLGARASDPAGQALALTEGFQRGTLLMAALSVAGAVVAALALRPAERRAAAEATAASADGTTVAEPTPVTV